One genomic region from Vitreimonas flagellata encodes:
- a CDS encoding HNH endonuclease: MNVSSAPLAGFPALVLNADFRPLSYYPLSLWPWQEAVKAVFLERVDVVAHYDHVVHSPSFEMKLPSVISLRDYVAQDRPPAFTRFNVFLRDGFACQYCSSADDLTFDHLIPRSRGGRTTWENIVTACAPCNLRKGGLMPQQCGMRPSKKPRRPTMHELQHVGRRFPPHHLHETWMDYLYWDVELDA, from the coding sequence ATGAATGTTTCCAGCGCCCCTCTCGCGGGTTTTCCGGCGCTGGTGTTGAACGCCGACTTCCGGCCGTTGTCCTATTACCCGCTGTCTCTTTGGCCCTGGCAAGAAGCGGTGAAAGCCGTCTTCCTCGAACGCGTCGATGTCGTGGCGCATTACGACCACGTGGTGCATTCGCCGTCGTTCGAGATGAAGCTGCCTTCGGTGATCTCGCTGCGCGATTACGTGGCCCAGGATCGCCCGCCAGCGTTCACGCGCTTCAACGTCTTCCTACGCGATGGCTTCGCCTGCCAATATTGCAGCTCCGCCGATGACCTGACCTTCGACCATTTGATCCCGCGCTCGCGCGGTGGGCGGACGACGTGGGAAAACATCGTCACTGCGTGCGCGCCGTGCAATCTGCGCAAAGGCGGGCTGATGCCGCAACAATGCGGCATGCGCCCCTCTAAGAAGCCGCGTCGTCCGACGATGCATGAGCTTCAACACGTCGGCCGCCGCTTCCCACCGCACCACCTCCATGAAACGTGGATGGATTATCTTTATTGGGACGTCGAACTCGACGCATAA
- a CDS encoding DUF5655 domain-containing protein, protein MADPAQALATQLANIEKKTGKSLAQLSAAIKKCGKDKHGEIRAWVVETYGLGNGDANTLTHHALKSDGASRAADAGADQVLDEIYAGKKSHLRPVHDKLMQEISKFGAFEIAPKKGYVSLRRKKQFAMLGPKTNERFELGLNLKDDIRDSRVKPVPPGGMCQYIVPLASADEIDAKLVGYIKWAYDAAG, encoded by the coding sequence ATGGCCGATCCGGCGCAAGCGCTCGCCACGCAATTGGCGAACATCGAAAAGAAGACCGGCAAATCACTCGCTCAGCTCAGCGCGGCGATCAAAAAGTGCGGCAAGGATAAGCACGGCGAAATCCGCGCCTGGGTGGTGGAGACCTACGGCCTCGGCAATGGCGATGCCAACACGCTAACGCATCACGCGCTCAAATCGGATGGCGCGTCCCGCGCCGCTGACGCCGGCGCCGATCAAGTGCTGGATGAGATTTACGCCGGCAAGAAGTCCCATCTCCGCCCGGTGCACGACAAGCTGATGCAAGAGATCAGCAAGTTCGGCGCATTCGAAATCGCACCAAAAAAGGGCTACGTTTCGTTGCGGCGAAAAAAGCAATTCGCGATGCTCGGGCCGAAGACGAACGAGCGCTTCGAGCTCGGGCTCAACCTCAAAGACGATATCCGCGACAGCCGCGTCAAACCCGTTCCACCCGGCGGCATGTGCCAATACATCGTACCATTGGCCAGCGCCGACGAGATCGACGCGAAGCTCGTCGGCTACATCAAGTGGGCTTACGACGCGGCCGGCTAG
- the secA gene encoding preprotein translocase subunit SecA — protein MLNFAKQIFGSVNERKVRHLRPLVQRINALEPTFEALSDEALRNKTSEYRHRLARGGKIDDVLPEAFATVREAAKRVLGMRHFDTQMMGGIILHQGKISEMRTGEGKTLVATLPTYLNALESRGVHVITVNDYLAKRDSEWMGQVYRFLGLSVGVIVHGLYDNERRQAYAADITYGTNNEFGFDYLRDNMKYSLGEMVQRGHRYAIVDEVDSILIDEARTPLIISGPTEDRSEFYKSVNQLIPLLTAEHYEHDEKQRSVTYTELGSERIEELLVERGLLQGSMYEPSNITIVHHVNQALRAHKLFHRDKDYIVKDSEVVLIDEFTGRMMHGRRLSEGLHQAIEAKEGVNIQPENQTLASITFQNYFRLYDKLAGMTGTASTEAAEFGDIYKLDVVEIPTNRPVQRIDIDDEVYRTAAEKFKAIIADIEETHRKQQPVLVGTVSIEKSEYLSTMLKQRGIPHQVLNARYHEQEAQIVSQAGVPGAVTIATNMAGRGTDIQLGGNVDMRLKAALKGDETPDQIAAFKRQIEEDVQAKKRIALDAGGLYVLGTERHESRRIDNQLRGRTGRQGDPGKSKFYICLEDDLLRIFAADRLDAIMRGLGIQEGEAIVHPWMNKALETSQRRVEQRNYEIRKNLLKYDDVINDQRKAIFEQRIEFMRTADVAPIIKDMRHDVVEKLVWRHMPEKAYPEQWNTAELKIEAEEIFGFTSPVDTWAAEEGIAQQEIIERLTREVDHAYAQKAAMLGPDRLRAVEKQVLLSVVDMRWREHLSLLDHLRSVVHLRGYAQRDPLNEFKTEAFTLFERMLLDLRTTITRMLLRLQIGQTEDQLPKPMAPTQTYEIHQNPDTGENEMGRKADLHPLAPDGFDRHDPRTWGKVSRNAPCPCGSGKKFKYCHGQAEAQSA, from the coding sequence ATGCTGAACTTCGCCAAGCAGATTTTCGGATCGGTCAACGAGCGCAAGGTGCGCCACCTGCGCCCCCTGGTGCAGCGAATCAACGCCCTGGAGCCGACCTTCGAAGCCCTGTCCGACGAAGCGCTCCGGAACAAGACCTCTGAATACCGCCATCGCTTGGCCCGCGGCGGCAAGATCGACGACGTGCTGCCGGAGGCGTTCGCCACGGTTCGTGAAGCCGCCAAGCGCGTGCTGGGCATGCGCCACTTCGATACGCAGATGATGGGCGGCATCATCCTGCACCAAGGCAAAATCTCGGAAATGCGTACGGGCGAGGGCAAGACGCTCGTCGCCACGTTGCCGACCTATCTGAACGCGCTCGAGAGCCGCGGCGTCCACGTCATCACCGTCAACGACTACCTGGCCAAGCGCGACAGCGAATGGATGGGCCAAGTCTATCGCTTCCTCGGCCTCTCGGTCGGCGTGATCGTGCATGGCCTCTACGACAACGAGCGTCGCCAAGCCTACGCCGCGGATATCACCTACGGCACGAACAACGAGTTTGGCTTCGATTATCTGCGCGACAACATGAAATACTCGCTGGGCGAAATGGTCCAGCGCGGTCACCGCTACGCGATCGTCGACGAAGTCGACTCGATCCTGATCGACGAAGCGCGCACGCCGCTGATCATCTCGGGCCCCACCGAAGATCGCAGCGAATTCTACAAATCGGTCAACCAGCTGATCCCGCTGCTGACGGCCGAGCATTACGAGCACGACGAAAAGCAACGCTCTGTGACATACACAGAGCTGGGCTCTGAGCGCATCGAGGAATTGCTGGTCGAGCGCGGCTTGCTGCAGGGCTCGATGTACGAGCCGTCGAACATCACGATCGTGCACCATGTCAATCAGGCGCTGCGCGCGCACAAGCTCTTCCATCGCGATAAAGATTACATCGTGAAGGACAGCGAGGTCGTCCTGATTGACGAATTCACGGGCCGCATGATGCATGGTCGCCGTTTGTCGGAAGGTCTGCACCAGGCGATCGAAGCCAAGGAAGGCGTGAACATCCAGCCTGAGAACCAGACGCTGGCGTCGATCACCTTCCAGAACTATTTCCGGCTCTACGATAAACTGGCCGGCATGACCGGCACGGCCTCGACCGAAGCGGCGGAATTCGGCGACATCTACAAGCTCGACGTGGTGGAAATTCCCACCAACCGTCCGGTGCAACGCATTGATATCGACGACGAGGTCTATCGGACGGCGGCGGAGAAGTTCAAAGCTATTATCGCCGACATCGAAGAGACGCACCGTAAGCAACAGCCGGTGCTCGTCGGCACGGTGTCGATCGAGAAATCCGAATATCTCTCCACGATGCTGAAGCAGCGCGGCATCCCGCACCAAGTGCTGAACGCGCGCTATCACGAGCAGGAAGCGCAAATCGTCAGCCAGGCCGGCGTCCCGGGCGCTGTGACGATCGCCACCAATATGGCCGGCCGCGGCACCGACATTCAGCTCGGCGGCAATGTCGACATGCGCCTGAAGGCGGCGCTGAAGGGCGATGAGACGCCCGATCAGATCGCCGCGTTCAAGCGCCAGATCGAAGAAGACGTTCAAGCCAAGAAGCGCATCGCTTTGGATGCGGGCGGTCTCTACGTGCTCGGCACCGAGCGCCACGAAAGCCGCCGTATCGACAACCAGCTGCGCGGTCGTACTGGCCGTCAGGGCGACCCCGGCAAGTCGAAATTCTACATCTGCTTAGAAGACGATCTGCTGCGCATTTTCGCCGCCGATCGCCTCGACGCGATCATGCGCGGCTTGGGCATCCAAGAGGGCGAAGCCATCGTCCACCCGTGGATGAACAAGGCGCTTGAAACGTCGCAACGTCGCGTCGAACAGCGCAATTACGAAATCCGTAAAAACCTGCTCAAGTACGACGACGTCATCAACGATCAGCGTAAGGCGATCTTCGAGCAGCGCATCGAATTCATGCGCACCGCCGACGTCGCGCCGATCATCAAGGACATGCGCCACGACGTCGTGGAAAAGCTCGTCTGGCGTCACATGCCGGAGAAGGCGTATCCCGAGCAATGGAATACGGCTGAGCTCAAGATCGAGGCCGAGGAAATTTTCGGCTTCACGTCGCCGGTCGACACGTGGGCCGCGGAAGAAGGCATTGCGCAACAAGAGATCATCGAGCGTCTGACGCGCGAAGTGGATCACGCGTACGCGCAGAAGGCCGCGATGCTGGGGCCGGATCGTTTGCGCGCCGTTGAGAAGCAAGTGTTGCTCTCGGTCGTCGACATGCGCTGGCGCGAACATTTGAGCTTGCTCGACCATCTCCGCTCGGTCGTGCACTTGCGCGGCTACGCGCAGCGTGACCCGCTGAACGAGTTCAAGACCGAAGCCTTCACGCTGTTCGAGCGCATGCTGCTCGATCTGCGCACGACCATCACGCGCATGCTGCTGCGTCTGCAGATCGGTCAGACCGAAGATCAGCTGCCGAAGCCGATGGCGCCGACGCAGACGTACGAGATCCACCAGAATCCGGACACCGGCGAAAACGAGATGGGCCGCAAGGCGGATCTGCATCCACTGGCGCCGGACGGCTTCGACCGCCACGATCCGCGCACTTGGGGCAAGGTCTCGCGCAACGCGCCGTGCCCCTGCGGCTCCGGCAAGAAGTTCAAATATTGCCACGGCCAGGCCGAAGCGCAGAGCGCTTAG
- the gluQRS gene encoding tRNA glutamyl-Q(34) synthetase GluQRS has translation MSFVTRFAPSPTGYLHLGHAFSALTAFDAAQAAGGRFLLRIEDIDQGRARPEFEAAIFEDLAWLGISWEEPVRRQSEHMADYAAPLQSLIARGLIYRCFRTRKEIAEAIASAPHGASEDRFRGEPLPADEEAAKLEAGDAFAWRLSLKKARSVLGPAYFTLVFEDETGLVRAEPEKHGDVVLARKDFDASYHLASVWDDALQGVTQVIRGEDLREAAHLHVLLQKLLDLPQPTYRHHRLILGDDGKRLAKRDQAATLRAMREAGQTPSDIRRLLGLQA, from the coding sequence ATGAGCTTCGTCACGCGCTTCGCCCCCTCGCCTACGGGCTATCTGCACCTGGGTCACGCCTTCTCGGCGCTGACAGCGTTCGACGCGGCCCAGGCGGCGGGCGGGCGTTTTCTGTTGCGGATCGAAGACATCGACCAGGGCCGCGCGCGACCTGAGTTCGAGGCGGCGATCTTTGAGGATTTGGCCTGGCTGGGGATTAGCTGGGAAGAGCCGGTGCGGCGGCAATCCGAGCACATGGCCGACTACGCCGCGCCGCTGCAAAGCTTGATCGCGCGCGGCCTTATCTATCGCTGCTTCCGCACGCGCAAGGAGATCGCCGAAGCCATAGCGTCGGCTCCACACGGCGCGAGCGAGGATAGGTTTCGCGGCGAACCGCTGCCGGCGGACGAGGAAGCGGCCAAGCTTGAAGCGGGCGACGCGTTCGCGTGGCGGCTCTCTCTGAAGAAGGCGCGCAGCGTGTTGGGGCCGGCGTATTTCACGTTGGTGTTCGAGGATGAAACGGGCCTCGTGCGCGCCGAGCCGGAGAAGCACGGCGATGTCGTGCTGGCACGCAAGGATTTCGACGCCAGCTATCATCTGGCCTCCGTGTGGGACGATGCGCTGCAAGGCGTGACGCAGGTGATCCGCGGCGAAGATCTGCGCGAGGCGGCGCATCTGCATGTGCTGCTGCAAAAGCTGCTCGACCTGCCCCAGCCCACCTATCGCCACCATCGGCTCATTCTGGGGGACGACGGCAAGCGCCTCGCGAAACGCGACCAAGCCGCCACACTCCGCGCCATGCGCGAAGCTGGCCAGACGCCTAGCGACATAAGACGGTTACTCGGGCTTCAAGCCTAA
- a CDS encoding alpha/beta hydrolase: protein MTVFIDGPRMPPKRGGKPDSLVIFLHGYGSNGADLISLAPYWADLLPGTAFVSPNAIEPTPMAPGGYQWFPITDLDPHLMEPGVRMAAPSVDRFIEREMEKYELDSSRVALVGFSQGTMMALHVALRRETSLAAVLGFSGVLVGGARLRDELRAKPPVLLIHGDRDPTLPIPFMFESAEALAAAGHGAQWHVSYGTPHAIGPDGLELGAEFLATYLKTPKIAAGR, encoded by the coding sequence ATGACCGTTTTCATCGATGGCCCGCGTATGCCGCCCAAGCGTGGCGGCAAGCCGGATTCGCTCGTGATCTTCCTGCACGGCTACGGCTCCAATGGCGCCGATCTGATCAGCCTTGCGCCTTACTGGGCCGATCTGCTGCCGGGCACGGCGTTCGTGTCGCCCAACGCGATCGAGCCGACGCCGATGGCGCCGGGCGGCTATCAATGGTTTCCGATCACCGATCTCGATCCGCATCTGATGGAGCCGGGCGTGCGCATGGCCGCGCCCTCGGTCGATCGCTTCATCGAGCGCGAGATGGAGAAGTACGAACTCGATTCCAGCCGCGTCGCACTCGTTGGTTTCAGCCAGGGCACGATGATGGCGCTGCACGTGGCGCTGCGGCGCGAGACGTCGCTGGCGGCGGTGCTGGGCTTTTCCGGTGTGCTTGTCGGCGGGGCGCGCTTGAGGGACGAGTTGCGCGCCAAGCCGCCGGTTCTGCTGATCCACGGCGACCGCGATCCGACCTTGCCCATCCCGTTCATGTTCGAGTCCGCCGAGGCCTTGGCGGCCGCCGGCCACGGCGCGCAATGGCACGTGTCGTACGGGACGCCGCACGCGATCGGCCCGGACGGCTTGGAGTTGGGCGCTGAGTTTTTGGCTACCTATCTGAAAACACCCAAGATTGCCGCTGGCCGCTGA
- the argJ gene encoding bifunctional glutamate N-acetyltransferase/amino-acid acetyltransferase ArgJ, with amino-acid sequence MKDGPVSPLAPARFPDLPAIAGLEAAIGRAGFYKHERPDLLLMRMPAGTRAAGVFTTNAVGSAPTDWCKQVLAATRGSARGLLVNAGCANSFTGDAGDAACKRAVTEASAAIGIEPREMLAASTGVIGVVLDDSKITSALLHMKLDAVSWPKAAAAIMTTDTFAKGAGATCEIDGVKVNIAGIAKGSGMIAPNMATMLAFVFTDAALSAPILKTLLRQETETSFNAITVDGDRSTNDCVLLYATGQAKVPPIADAKDDRLAGFRQALSDVLRDLAIQIVRDGEGATKLVAVNVEGAQSDASAKIIARTICESPLVKTAIAGEDANWGRIVMAIGRADQPVRKDMIAVRFGELYAARDGMVSAEYDEAAMSAYMKRDELEITVTVGPGSGRARMYTCDLTKRYVEINGDYRS; translated from the coding sequence ATGAAGGACGGCCCCGTCTCGCCGCTCGCGCCGGCGCGCTTTCCCGATCTGCCGGCCATCGCCGGCTTGGAAGCCGCCATCGGTCGCGCCGGCTTCTACAAACACGAGCGTCCTGATCTGTTGCTGATGCGCATGCCCGCGGGCACGCGCGCGGCCGGCGTGTTCACCACCAACGCTGTCGGCTCGGCGCCGACGGATTGGTGCAAGCAAGTGCTGGCCGCGACGCGCGGCAGCGCGCGCGGCCTCCTGGTCAACGCAGGCTGCGCCAATTCTTTCACCGGCGATGCCGGCGATGCGGCCTGCAAGCGCGCCGTGACCGAGGCCAGCGCAGCGATCGGCATTGAGCCGCGCGAGATGCTCGCCGCGTCCACCGGCGTCATCGGCGTCGTGCTCGATGATTCAAAGATCACGTCCGCATTGCTGCACATGAAGCTCGACGCCGTCTCCTGGCCCAAAGCCGCCGCCGCGATCATGACGACCGACACCTTCGCGAAAGGCGCGGGCGCCACCTGCGAGATCGACGGCGTCAAAGTGAACATCGCCGGCATCGCCAAGGGCTCCGGCATGATCGCGCCGAACATGGCGACGATGCTGGCCTTCGTCTTCACCGACGCAGCACTTTCCGCGCCGATCCTGAAAACGCTACTGCGCCAGGAAACCGAAACCAGCTTCAATGCCATCACCGTCGACGGCGACCGCAGCACCAATGATTGCGTGCTGCTCTACGCCACCGGCCAAGCCAAAGTGCCGCCGATCGCCGACGCCAAGGACGACCGCCTCGCCGGCTTCCGCCAAGCGCTCTCGGACGTGCTGCGCGATCTCGCCATCCAGATCGTGCGCGACGGCGAAGGCGCGACCAAACTGGTCGCCGTGAACGTCGAAGGCGCGCAATCTGACGCGAGCGCCAAGATCATCGCCCGCACCATTTGCGAAAGCCCGCTGGTGAAAACCGCCATCGCCGGCGAAGACGCAAATTGGGGCCGCATCGTCATGGCCATCGGCCGCGCTGATCAGCCCGTGCGCAAAGACATGATCGCCGTGCGCTTCGGCGAGCTTTACGCCGCGCGCGACGGCATGGTCAGCGCCGAATACGACGAAGCCGCCATGAGCGCGTACATGAAGCGCGACGAACTAGAGATCACCGTCACGGTAGGCCCCGGCTCAGGCCGCGCCCGCATGTACACGTGCGATCTCACCAAACGCTACGTCGAGATCAACGGGGACTATCGGAGCTAG
- a CDS encoding Flp family type IVb pilin, whose amino-acid sequence MIRRFLRCERGTTAIEYAVIASLIGMAIIAAIQPIGDILQGTFGDVSSGLEGSGN is encoded by the coding sequence ATGATCCGCCGTTTTCTTCGCTGCGAACGCGGCACGACCGCGATCGAATACGCCGTGATCGCCAGCCTGATCGGCATGGCCATCATCGCCGCGATCCAACCGATCGGCGATATCCTGCAAGGCACGTTCGGCGACGTGAGCTCTGGCCTGGAAGGCAGCGGCAACTAA
- a CDS encoding (deoxy)nucleoside triphosphate pyrophosphohydrolase has protein sequence MQIGDVPSSARRLLLVAAAALIDTEGRILITQRPLHKALGGLWEFPGGKVELGEAPEHALVRELKEELDLNVEPDCLDPFAFASHAYTDFHLLMPLYVVTRWQGEPKLDPNAAAAMKWVRAEALREHEMPPADVVLVERLIERSAA, from the coding sequence ATGCAAATCGGCGATGTTCCATCCTCAGCGCGACGCCTCCTTTTGGTGGCGGCGGCCGCGTTGATCGATACCGAGGGGCGCATCCTGATTACGCAGCGCCCCTTGCACAAAGCGCTCGGCGGCCTTTGGGAATTTCCCGGCGGTAAAGTCGAGTTAGGGGAAGCGCCAGAACACGCGCTCGTGCGTGAGCTGAAAGAGGAGCTGGACTTGAACGTCGAACCAGATTGCCTCGATCCGTTCGCGTTCGCGTCGCACGCTTACACGGACTTTCATTTGCTGATGCCGCTCTATGTCGTCACACGCTGGCAAGGCGAGCCCAAGCTCGATCCGAACGCCGCCGCCGCGATGAAATGGGTGCGCGCTGAAGCACTGCGCGAGCATGAGATGCCGCCAGCCGATGTCGTCCTGGTTGAGCGCCTGATTGAACGGAGCGCCGCATGA
- a CDS encoding peptidylprolyl isomerase, with product MSKRAPLKIGLALALAFALSLAACGLGRDSGEDSDGGVSPIVAATVNGRPIYVEDVRAYAVARGWLQEAEDLDANSDAFFMALEELIQIRLFAMEAEARGLDREPETRRQLENARERVLANSIYDEIDQRANDPAAIERLYRENINRLAEGEEVQLRHIQFASREEADAAKRRLEQGERFEALAFELSTERDTAPDGGDLGFSSLNDLGGALREEVERTTVGNLIGPIQLPTGWHIFRLEDRRARGVPSLETLRPRIVAWLRYQEITQLDERLARDARIERLRQPDDTAEPGGDVTAPADAEPSAPIRPSPDTVAPDAPPFPFPMGPGGVVGDAPAQTPPAAPAATVPVPATPSAPAAPPQEQAPTQ from the coding sequence ATGTCCAAGCGCGCCCCCCTGAAAATCGGCCTCGCCCTCGCCCTCGCCTTCGCGCTCAGCCTCGCCGCCTGTGGCTTGGGGCGCGATAGCGGCGAAGACAGCGACGGCGGCGTGAGCCCGATTGTGGCCGCCACCGTCAATGGCCGGCCGATTTATGTGGAGGACGTCCGCGCCTACGCCGTGGCCCGCGGCTGGCTGCAGGAAGCCGAAGACCTCGACGCCAATTCCGACGCCTTCTTCATGGCGCTGGAGGAGTTGATCCAGATCCGCCTGTTCGCGATGGAAGCCGAAGCGCGCGGACTCGATCGCGAGCCGGAAACGCGCCGTCAGCTTGAGAACGCGCGCGAGCGCGTGCTGGCCAATTCCATCTATGACGAGATCGACCAGCGCGCCAACGATCCCGCGGCGATCGAGCGTTTGTACCGGGAAAACATCAACCGGTTGGCCGAGGGCGAAGAGGTGCAATTGCGCCATATTCAATTCGCCTCACGAGAAGAGGCGGACGCGGCTAAAAGAAGGCTTGAGCAAGGCGAAAGGTTCGAAGCGCTCGCTTTTGAACTTTCGACCGAACGCGACACCGCGCCGGACGGCGGCGATCTGGGCTTCTCGTCGCTGAACGATCTTGGCGGGGCGCTGCGCGAAGAAGTGGAGCGCACGACGGTCGGCAATCTGATCGGCCCGATCCAATTGCCGACGGGCTGGCACATCTTCCGTCTCGAAGATCGCCGCGCACGTGGCGTGCCGAGCTTGGAAACCCTGCGCCCGCGCATCGTCGCGTGGTTGCGCTACCAGGAAATCACGCAGCTCGACGAACGCTTGGCGCGTGACGCGCGCATCGAGCGCTTGCGTCAGCCCGATGACACCGCCGAGCCTGGCGGCGACGTCACCGCACCTGCCGACGCAGAGCCATCTGCGCCGATCCGTCCGTCGCCGGATACGGTCGCGCCGGACGCGCCGCCCTTCCCGTTCCCGATGGGTCCGGGCGGTGTTGTCGGCGACGCGCCAGCGCAAACGCCGCCGGCCGCACCTGCCGCGACCGTGCCCGTGCCGGCCACGCCCTCAGCACCGGCCGCACCACCGCAAGAGCAAGCACCAACGCAATGA